From a region of the Geothrix sp. 21YS21S-2 genome:
- the dnaG gene encoding DNA primase: protein MQRIKDATDLVALVGQAVKLRRQGSAWVGLCPFHSERSPSFQVVADRGFYHCFGCGKHGDAFTWLMEREGLPFPEAMEQLARSAGIDLPRQRERPAAELDLEARLRLALETAQAFYERKLAESPKAMDYLKGRGMTPAFMQEAGLGYAPDAWEALVTHLKAQGFSLELLEQTGLVSRSERGSFLDFLRDRLVIPIFDARGKVIAFGGRAFGDSKPKYLNTRETSLFQKGSVLYGFHRAKGQLRDGALVVEGYFDVLQLHQQGIHQAVAPLGTALTEGHLQLVGRFTKRLILCFDGDAAGLRAMEKSLKLALPMGFDVRLLLLPQGEDPDTWCMTLGAEAFRELMGKAPDWTNFIINRALEGKDLRRTAERMEALRELAGFLAYLPHTPEQRELFASLAHELKIPLEELDKAIKARAQAPHAEEVVAAPPVAEVDDLLRPLLLLAKDPAFLARLASTPPAWWESLTGAPLLQCLLDASGDESHIPPEALAQLRHLEARWSVKDDAELMPDQVFLKLEMAFVEREKQALSRQLLDPAVMVDAELSRRLTLTVNDLLQRGARLGKELTGLRRKSFSR from the coding sequence GTGCAACGCATCAAGGACGCGACGGACTTGGTGGCGCTGGTGGGACAGGCCGTCAAATTGAGGCGCCAGGGTTCCGCCTGGGTGGGCCTCTGCCCCTTCCACAGCGAGCGCAGCCCCAGCTTCCAGGTGGTGGCCGACCGGGGGTTCTACCACTGCTTCGGATGCGGTAAGCACGGTGATGCCTTCACTTGGCTAATGGAGCGGGAGGGCCTCCCCTTCCCGGAGGCCATGGAGCAGCTGGCCCGGTCGGCGGGCATCGACCTGCCCCGGCAGCGGGAGCGGCCGGCCGCCGAGCTGGATCTGGAGGCCCGCCTGCGCCTGGCCCTGGAGACCGCCCAGGCCTTCTACGAGCGCAAGCTGGCCGAGTCCCCCAAGGCCATGGACTACCTCAAGGGCCGGGGCATGACCCCCGCCTTCATGCAGGAGGCGGGCCTGGGCTACGCCCCGGACGCCTGGGAGGCCCTGGTCACCCACCTGAAGGCCCAGGGCTTCTCCCTGGAGCTCCTGGAGCAGACCGGGCTGGTGTCCCGCAGCGAGCGGGGCAGCTTCCTGGACTTCCTGCGGGACCGGCTGGTGATTCCCATCTTCGACGCCCGGGGCAAGGTCATCGCCTTCGGGGGCCGGGCCTTCGGCGATTCCAAGCCCAAGTATCTCAATACCCGTGAGACCTCCCTCTTCCAGAAGGGCTCGGTCCTCTACGGGTTCCACCGGGCCAAGGGGCAGCTGCGGGACGGCGCCCTGGTGGTGGAGGGCTACTTCGACGTGCTCCAGCTCCACCAGCAGGGCATCCACCAGGCCGTGGCCCCCCTGGGCACCGCGCTCACGGAGGGTCACCTGCAGCTGGTGGGGCGGTTCACCAAGCGCCTCATCCTCTGCTTCGACGGGGACGCCGCGGGCCTGCGGGCCATGGAGAAGAGCCTCAAGCTGGCCCTGCCCATGGGCTTCGACGTGCGGCTCCTGCTCCTGCCCCAGGGGGAGGACCCCGACACCTGGTGCATGACCCTGGGGGCCGAAGCCTTCCGCGAGCTCATGGGCAAGGCCCCGGACTGGACGAACTTCATCATCAACCGGGCCCTGGAGGGCAAGGACCTGCGCCGGACCGCGGAGCGCATGGAGGCCCTGCGGGAGCTGGCGGGCTTCCTGGCCTACCTGCCCCACACCCCCGAGCAGCGGGAGCTTTTCGCCAGCCTGGCCCACGAGCTGAAGATCCCCCTCGAGGAGCTGGACAAGGCCATCAAGGCCCGGGCCCAGGCCCCCCATGCCGAGGAGGTGGTGGCCGCCCCCCCGGTGGCGGAGGTGGACGACCTGCTGAGGCCGCTGCTCCTGCTGGCCAAGGACCCCGCGTTCCTGGCCCGCCTCGCCTCGACCCCCCCGGCCTGGTGGGAGTCCCTCACCGGGGCCCCCCTCCTCCAGTGCCTGCTGGACGCCTCCGGGGACGAGTCCCACATCCCCCCCGAGGCCCTGGCCCAGCTCAGGCACCTCGAGGCGCGGTGGAGCGTGAAGGACGACGCCGAGCTGATGCCGGACCAGGTGTTCCTGAAGCTGGAGATGGCCTTCGTGGAACGGGAGAAGCAGGCCCTGAGCCGCCAGCTCCTGGATCCCGCGGTGATGGTGGACGCCGAGCTTTCCCGGCGGCTGACCCTCACGGTGAACGATCTGCTCCAGCGCGGGGCGAGGCTGGGCAAGGAACTGACCGGACTGAGAAGGAAATCCTTCTCGAGGTAA